In the genome of Engraulis encrasicolus isolate BLACKSEA-1 chromosome 21, IST_EnEncr_1.0, whole genome shotgun sequence, the window gtgtgtgtgtgtgtgtgtgtgtgtgtgtgtgtgtgtgtgtgtgtgtgtgtgtgtgtgtgtgtgtgtgtgtgtgtgtggtgtgtgtttgtgtgtgtgtgtgtgtgtgtgtgtgttttcatgtgagttcatgtgtgtgcgtgcatgtgtatgccggtgcgtgtgcatgtttgtgtgcgtgtgtgtgtgtgtgtgtgtgtgtgtgcgtgtgtgtgtgtgtgtgtgtgtgtgtgtgtgtgtgtgtgtgtgtgtgtgtgtgtgtgtgtgtgtgtgtgtgtgtgtgtgtgtgtgtgtgtgtgtgagtctgtgtgtgtgtgcatgtgtatgccggtgcatgtttgtgtgtgagtgtgtgtgtgtgagtctgtgtgtgtgtgtgtgtgtgtgtgtgtgtgtgtgtgtgtgtgtgtgtgtgtgtgtgtgtgtgtgtgtgtgtgtgtgtgtgtgtgtgtgtgtgtgtgtgtgtgtgtgttttcatgtgagttcatgtgtgtgcttgcatgtgtatgccggtgcatgtttgtgtgtgagtgtgcgtgtgtgtgtgtgtgtgtgtgtgtgtgtgtgtgtgtgtgtgtgtgtgtgtgtgtgtgtgtgtgtgtatgtgtgtgtgtgtgtgtgtgtgtgtgtgtgtgtgtgtgtgtgtgtgtgtagggggatggGTGTGTGGAGGGGGATGGTGGGGGGGTTGACGTCTCTCGACAAGATCGTTCATCTTGTTAAATTAAATACTCCACTCCACTGAGCACATGGGCCCCGctgcactctctctgtgtgtttgctaccgccttttctctcctcctcctccccctcctacctctctacctctctacctccctctccctctctgtctctctctctctcttcctctctacccctccctctccctctcttcctctctacctccctctccctctcttcctctctacctccctctccctctcttcctctctacctccctctccctctctgcctctctccctctctccctctctacctccctctccctctctgcctctctacctccatctccctctctgtctctctctctctctcttcctctctacctccctctccctctcttcctctctacctccctctccctctctgtctctgggccccactgcagtctctctccttctctcctcctcgctctctaccgctctcttcgcctctccgcctctcctcctctctctctctctctctctctctctctct includes:
- the LOC134438000 gene encoding uncharacterized protein LOC134438000, with the translated sequence VCVCVCVCVCVCVCVCVCVCVCVCVCVCVCVCVCVCVCVCVFVCVCVCVCVCVCVCVCVCVCVCVCVCVCVCVSLCVCACVCRCMFVCECVCVSLCVCVCVCVCVCVCVCVCVCVCVCVCVCVCVCVCVCFHVSSCVCLHVYAGACLCVSVRVCVCVCVCVCVCVCVCVCVCVYVCVCVCVCVCVCVCVCRGMGVWRGMVGGLTSLDKIVHLVKLNTPLH